From the genome of Malus domestica chromosome 04, GDT2T_hap1, one region includes:
- the LOC139194949 gene encoding uncharacterized protein, which produces MVESGDRALAKEEELTEAERKLLRENVVKDARAMGIIQGAVSNQIFLRIATQESEKAAWDILKQEFFGEKQVRFVKLQGLRRDFEYTRMNDSESLYVYIAKLFDLINQMKSYGEDLSNQRIVQKLLISLPKSYDSIAAMIENTKDLDTIDA; this is translated from the coding sequence ATGGTTGAGAGTGGGGACAGAGCTCTGGCGAAGGAGGAAGAGCTCACAGAGGCGGAGAGGAAGCTGCTGCGAGAGAATGTGGTCAAGGATGCTAGAGCAATGGGTATTATTCAAGGTGCCGTTTCAAATCAAATTTTCCTGAGGATTGCAACTCAGGAAAGTGAGAAGGCTGCGTGGGACATCCTGAAACAAGAGTTTTTTGGTGAAAAGCAAGTAAGATTTGTGAAACTTCAAGGTCTTAGGCGAGATTTTGAATATACTCGCATGAATGATAGTGAATCTCTTTATGTGTATATTGCTAAATTGTTTGATCTGATTAATCAAATGAAGAGCTATGGTGAAGATCTGAGTAATCAAAGAATTGTTCAGAAATTGTTGATTAGTTTACCTAAGTCCTATGATAGTATTGCAGCTATGATAGAGAATACTAAGGATTTAGACACCATAGATGCATAG